The Bacillus kexueae region GTTTTAAATCTCCAAACACCCAACCATTACGATGCAAGTTCTCTAAATCATTAAGGAGCTGCAAAATTAAAATGTCAATCCACTCTACTCCTCTTTTTTGTACGAATGAAATGAAATGTTCTCCTTTTATATATTCCATTACATAAAACGGAATCGTTTTCTTTAACAAAGGATGTTCATAATCATCAACATCGATTAAAGAAGGCCCAAGATCAGAACCTTGGGCCTCGGCTAACTTTTTTAACACATTTACTTCTGACGTAATTCCAGCGCTGTTCTCACTGATCTTTAGTGCTACGTATCCGTTCGAATTCCGAGCTAAATAGACTTCCCCTACAGCCCCTTTCCCCAATAAACGCTCAATTTCATATGAATGGCGGTGCCACTTCCCCTTTATGATTGTTCCAGCAGATAGGTTACAATTGCTGTTCATCGGCATGCTTCTCATCAAGTAAATACTCCCGTAATGAACGTTTTTTCTTGAAGCTTTGTGAAGCCTCTCTAATCGCTGGTCCAGTAGGGGTAATTCCGCCCGTTGTTAACTTAGGGAATATCGATGAAATGGACTCTAATTTTGGTGTCCAATCAAGTATGCGTTCAACATCTTTCTTTTTCCCCGGAAATACATGCAAGGAAAATTGATTTTGTCCAATTCTTGAATTTAAACTAATCGCTAAATCTAATAACGCTTCTTTTACAGTTGGTAATTTAGGTCCCATACTCGCGCTCATATCAACAAGAATCAAAATTTCAAGATTAACCGTTTCACCTAATTCATCAACAACTTCCATCACTTCACCACGCTCCTCAGGTGGTAGTTCTTCAATGGAAGCTTTCCCGAGAATTTGTCGTAACTCCTGATTTACAACCCCTTGTAACGTTTGAGTCATCGCTTGTCGCGTAACCATTTGTACTGTTTGAGACAATTGATGGGAATAGACGATTTGACTCACTCCACCTCCAGACACAGCAATTCCTTCGATTTCGGACATTGCTTCTTGATCAATAACCTTTTCATCAACTATCCCAATAACATTCACCGT contains the following coding sequences:
- a CDS encoding vWA domain-containing protein translates to MKKGTLKQILLLTDGCSNKGEDPIAMAALAKEQGITVNVIGIVDEKVIDQEAMSEIEGIAVSGGGVSQIVYSHQLSQTVQMVTRQAMTQTLQGVVNQELRQILGKASIEELPPEERGEVMEVVDELGETVNLEILILVDMSASMGPKLPTVKEALLDLAISLNSRIGQNQFSLHVFPGKKKDVERILDWTPKLESISSIFPKLTTGGITPTGPAIREASQSFKKKRSLREYLLDEKHADEQQL